A DNA window from Rossellomorea marisflavi contains the following coding sequences:
- a CDS encoding MFS transporter, with the protein MNWRVYVLAASTFAVGLVELIVGGILPNIAEGLDISLGKAGQLITVFALAYAISAPLLLSLTAKVERKKLYLMALSVFTVGNIITFFSTDFTLVIIARIITAMSTALVVVLSLTIAAKLVDPSHRAKALGLVFVGISSSLVLGVPIGIFMTETLGWRSTFFGIAVLSAISIMLNAFLLEKMPVEKVTPLKEQFKAILHPKVFSGHLISLFMLAGHYMFYAYFTPYLIETFDSSPKAISIFYLLIGLASVCGNWVGGWLSDRIGSKSIFLVTVLFALVLFAIPFTTGFMPLFVVMTILWGGLSWALTPALQNYLIQTAPETSDIQQSINTSALQVGISLGSAIGGTVVSMTGDISHLASLGAILVLFAVISAAVSLKRPPLGQSHRAKKVS; encoded by the coding sequence ATGAACTGGAGAGTTTATGTATTGGCTGCATCCACATTTGCAGTCGGATTGGTCGAATTGATTGTTGGAGGGATTCTTCCGAATATAGCGGAGGGACTCGATATATCTTTAGGAAAAGCAGGTCAGCTCATTACGGTATTTGCACTGGCCTACGCCATTTCAGCCCCGTTATTGCTGTCCTTGACGGCCAAGGTGGAGAGAAAGAAGCTATACCTTATGGCACTTTCAGTCTTTACCGTGGGAAATATCATAACGTTTTTCAGCACTGATTTCACTTTGGTCATCATCGCTCGCATCATTACAGCCATGAGTACGGCTCTCGTGGTGGTCCTGTCCTTGACGATTGCTGCCAAGCTTGTGGATCCAAGTCATCGGGCAAAGGCATTGGGTCTTGTTTTTGTCGGAATCAGCTCCTCCCTGGTCCTCGGTGTGCCAATCGGGATTTTCATGACGGAGACGTTGGGTTGGCGTTCGACTTTCTTCGGCATCGCTGTCCTTTCAGCCATCTCCATTATGCTTAACGCGTTTCTTCTGGAGAAGATGCCTGTCGAAAAGGTGACGCCACTGAAAGAACAATTCAAAGCGATCCTGCATCCTAAGGTATTCTCGGGACATCTTATCAGCTTATTCATGCTGGCGGGGCACTATATGTTTTATGCCTATTTTACCCCCTATCTGATTGAGACATTTGATAGTTCACCAAAGGCCATCTCGATATTTTATCTGCTGATCGGACTTGCCTCCGTATGCGGGAATTGGGTGGGGGGCTGGCTGAGCGACCGCATCGGGTCAAAGTCCATTTTCCTTGTAACGGTCCTGTTTGCCCTTGTCCTGTTTGCGATTCCGTTCACTACAGGGTTCATGCCGCTTTTCGTCGTCATGACCATCCTATGGGGAGGCCTCAGCTGGGCCCTTACTCCGGCACTGCAAAATTATCTGATCCAAACCGCACCTGAAACGTCAGATATTCAGCAAAGCATTAATACGTCTGCCCTGCAGGTGGGGATATCCCTCGGATCGGCCATCGGGGGAACCGTGGTCTCCATGACAGGGGATATCTCCCACCTGGCGAGCTTGGGTGCCATTTTGGTCTTGTTTGCTGTAATAAGTGCCGCCGTATCATTGAAGCGGCCACCACTGGGACAATCTCATAGGGCTAAAAAGGTCAGTTAA
- a CDS encoding 6-phospho-alpha-glucosidase — protein MKKFHVLIVGGGSTWTPGLLKSLCVRKETFPIDHLTMVDVDEKRQEVIGEFAKVLFKEEYSDLQFTYTTDLEEAYEQPLDFVFVQMRTGGYAMREKDEKIPLGMGLIGQETCGPGGFSYGMRSIGDMVKLVEHVRATNKDAWILNYTNPAAIVADALKRIYPDDDRILNICDQPENLLRSYGRLLNRDPRSFDPVYFGLNHFGWFTHLYDESGHDLLPELRQLILDGGFRPVDYEQRDQSWLDTYAMVEQIVRDFPDYLPNTYLQYYLYPDKVLEKLDPSHTRANEVMNGREKRVFDACREVATNQSTAGSTVVHNDAHGEFILIVAESIAYNRGDHFIVMVKNEGLISNLPDDAMVEVTASLTANGPRPYAVGEIPVFYKGLIEAQYAYERLTVEAYLENSYSKALQALTLNRTVVSARKAREVLDELIEANKDFWPELR, from the coding sequence ATGAAAAAATTCCATGTATTGATCGTTGGTGGGGGAAGCACATGGACACCCGGTCTATTAAAGAGTCTCTGTGTAAGGAAAGAAACGTTTCCCATTGATCATCTCACTATGGTGGATGTGGATGAGAAACGACAGGAAGTGATCGGTGAATTTGCCAAAGTATTATTCAAGGAAGAATACTCTGACCTGCAATTTACGTATACAACCGATCTAGAAGAAGCCTATGAGCAGCCATTAGATTTTGTATTTGTTCAAATGCGGACCGGTGGATATGCCATGAGGGAAAAAGATGAGAAAATTCCACTTGGTATGGGGTTGATTGGACAAGAAACATGCGGACCAGGAGGTTTTTCTTATGGGATGCGCTCGATTGGGGATATGGTGAAACTGGTTGAACATGTTCGCGCCACGAATAAGGATGCATGGATTTTGAATTACACAAATCCTGCAGCCATTGTTGCCGATGCATTGAAGAGAATCTATCCAGATGATGATCGTATTCTTAACATCTGTGATCAACCTGAGAACCTATTGCGTTCTTATGGAAGGCTATTGAACCGTGATCCACGTTCATTCGACCCTGTATACTTCGGCCTTAACCATTTCGGTTGGTTCACCCATCTCTATGATGAATCCGGTCATGATCTGCTTCCGGAACTGAGACAGCTTATATTGGACGGCGGCTTTCGCCCTGTAGACTATGAGCAGAGGGATCAATCGTGGCTTGATACCTATGCTATGGTGGAACAGATTGTCAGGGATTTTCCGGATTATCTTCCTAATACCTATCTTCAATATTATCTCTATCCGGACAAAGTATTGGAGAAGCTGGACCCTTCCCACACGAGAGCGAATGAAGTCATGAACGGACGGGAAAAACGTGTGTTTGATGCGTGCAGGGAAGTTGCAACCAATCAGTCGACAGCAGGCTCAACGGTTGTTCATAACGATGCTCACGGAGAATTCATCCTGATTGTGGCTGAATCAATCGCATACAATCGCGGAGACCATTTTATTGTCATGGTCAAAAATGAGGGGTTGATCTCAAATCTTCCTGATGATGCCATGGTGGAAGTCACGGCAAGTTTGACAGCCAACGGGCCCCGCCCCTATGCTGTCGGTGAGATTCCGGTGTTTTATAAGGGGTTGATCGAGGCCCAATATGCGTATGAGCGTTTAACGGTGGAAGCCTATTTGGAGAATTCCTATAGTAAAGCCCTTCAGGCATTGACGTTGAACCGTACCGTTGTATCCGCCAGGAAGGCGAGGGAAGTGCTGGACGAACTGATTGAAGCAAATAAAGACTTTTGGCCGGAACTAAGGTAA
- a CDS encoding PTS transporter subunit EIIC, producing MKNRFSFDFFQRVGKTFMVVISLLPAAGLLLGIGTTLQSPYFIEYFPFLEASGWQTFGELMRGAGKVIFSNLGVLFAIGIAGSWTGGKAAAGLSAFVGYLVMHTVIGIVAGVTTENVSEPGHVMELGIPTLQIGVFGGIIIGFIAAALYERFHDFSLPEVLSFFGGSRFVPIVTAGASIGVALIFAFVWPHVQGGIFWVGNQLAGENTPPFYLFIYGLVERALIPFGLHHIFYIPIRFSEVGGTYMTLAGQTVSGDTAMYMAQLADRQMDGSVEITAGRFMAGKFPFVLFGLPAIALAMYHCAKPQNKKAVGGLLLTAALTAFLTGITEPLEFTFLFAAPILYIFHCLMAGLSFMLMYLLDVNIGYAGGSGFIDFTLFGILPGVGEPWWYVPLIGACMFIVYYSVFRFAINKWNLQTPGRGGERSNQLVTKDEYKKRKSGGNTDQAVNVLEALGGKENIRHLDACITRLRVGVVDKGKVNHEALKGEGAKGVLEVGNGVQAIYGPKAEILKNQILEILEVKKAE from the coding sequence ATGAAAAACAGATTCAGCTTTGATTTCTTTCAACGAGTAGGGAAAACCTTCATGGTGGTCATATCCCTGCTTCCGGCCGCAGGCTTGCTCTTAGGGATTGGGACAACACTCCAATCCCCCTACTTTATCGAGTATTTTCCTTTTCTTGAAGCAAGTGGGTGGCAAACTTTTGGAGAACTCATGAGGGGGGCAGGTAAAGTCATTTTCTCCAATCTGGGCGTCCTTTTTGCCATCGGGATCGCAGGAAGCTGGACAGGTGGTAAAGCAGCTGCCGGGTTATCAGCTTTCGTCGGTTATCTTGTCATGCATACAGTCATTGGAATTGTAGCGGGTGTCACAACGGAAAATGTGTCTGAACCCGGTCATGTAATGGAGCTAGGGATCCCAACCCTTCAAATCGGAGTATTCGGAGGCATCATCATTGGGTTCATAGCTGCTGCTCTTTATGAGCGTTTTCATGATTTTTCGTTACCTGAAGTACTATCGTTTTTTGGTGGATCTCGTTTCGTTCCGATTGTTACAGCTGGGGCGTCCATCGGTGTTGCGCTGATTTTTGCCTTTGTATGGCCCCACGTCCAAGGGGGAATCTTCTGGGTCGGGAATCAACTGGCCGGTGAGAATACCCCCCCGTTTTACCTGTTTATATATGGTTTAGTGGAACGTGCCCTCATCCCATTCGGTCTTCACCACATCTTCTATATACCGATCAGATTTTCAGAGGTCGGAGGGACTTATATGACGCTTGCCGGACAGACGGTTTCAGGAGATACCGCGATGTACATGGCTCAGCTTGCTGATCGGCAGATGGATGGATCAGTTGAAATTACGGCGGGGCGTTTCATGGCTGGTAAGTTTCCGTTTGTTTTATTCGGACTTCCTGCAATCGCCCTTGCAATGTATCACTGTGCGAAACCACAAAACAAGAAAGCGGTCGGTGGGTTGCTTCTTACTGCTGCGTTGACTGCTTTCTTAACAGGGATTACGGAACCCCTTGAGTTCACGTTCCTATTCGCTGCACCGATCCTGTACATTTTTCACTGTCTGATGGCTGGACTCTCGTTTATGCTAATGTATTTGTTGGATGTGAATATTGGATATGCAGGCGGATCTGGATTTATTGATTTTACTCTATTCGGGATCTTGCCTGGTGTCGGAGAACCTTGGTGGTATGTACCATTAATAGGGGCGTGCATGTTCATTGTGTATTATAGTGTCTTTCGGTTTGCCATCAACAAATGGAATCTCCAGACACCCGGACGGGGTGGAGAAAGATCCAATCAGTTAGTGACCAAAGATGAATATAAAAAGAGAAAAAGCGGAGGTAATACTGATCAGGCTGTGAATGTGCTTGAGGCACTTGGTGGAAAAGAAAACATTCGCCACCTGGATGCTTGTATAACCAGATTACGTGTCGGCGTCGTGGATAAAGGAAAAGTAAATCATGAAGCATTGAAAGGAGAGGGAGCGAAGGGGGTATTAGAAGTGGGGAACGGTGTGCAGGCAATCTACGGGCCGAAGGCGGAAATCCTGAAAAATCAAATCCTCGAGATCTTAGAAGTGAAAAAAGCTGAATAA
- a CDS encoding CBO0543 family protein: protein MTLHTVNEARHHLMQTEMAYWREDNLFSGHWWFIVIINLLFFLVFIVLIDRSRFIMSAFCLLFSFFLVALVNEIGNYFGYWSYPYQFIGFLESFNAVDFMTIPVVYALIYQYFTKWKAYLITLLLVSALIGFIGMPIFVHFQFYELHHWTPFSSFVLLFLVGLVIKWVCDFIAARDTIVR, encoded by the coding sequence ATGACCTTGCATACAGTCAATGAAGCACGGCACCACCTTATGCAGACCGAAATGGCCTACTGGAGGGAAGACAACCTGTTCAGCGGACACTGGTGGTTTATTGTCATCATAAACCTCTTGTTCTTTCTGGTGTTCATCGTGTTAATCGACCGATCCCGTTTTATCATGAGTGCGTTTTGCCTGCTATTTTCTTTCTTCCTGGTTGCCCTTGTGAACGAAATTGGCAACTACTTCGGCTATTGGAGCTATCCATATCAGTTCATCGGATTCCTTGAAAGTTTCAATGCAGTAGATTTTATGACGATTCCGGTGGTATATGCTTTGATCTATCAGTACTTTACCAAGTGGAAAGCTTATCTGATCACTTTATTACTGGTCAGTGCGTTGATCGGATTCATAGGCATGCCGATTTTCGTCCATTTTCAGTTTTATGAGCTCCATCACTGGACTCCTTTCTCATCCTTCGTTCTATTGTTCCTTGTCGGACTGGTGATTAAATGGGTGTGTGATTTCATTGCCGCGCGTGACACCATCGTTCGTTAA
- a CDS encoding AAA family ATPase, whose protein sequence is MKLVIIVGPQAVGKMTVGQELAKITDLKLFHNHMTIDLVGNFFDYGSSEGKRLVKLFRHELFDAISKSDLDGLIFTFVWAFDMKEDWDYIESITKMFQSRGCSVFYVELEAGVQERLKRNKSENRLNHKPSKRDVDWSETDLLDSMTAYRLNSFEGELSGDNYVRIDNSALSAGETAEMIKHRFDL, encoded by the coding sequence ATGAAACTTGTAATCATCGTAGGCCCCCAGGCAGTCGGTAAGATGACAGTCGGGCAGGAACTAGCAAAGATCACTGATTTGAAGTTGTTCCATAATCATATGACCATTGATCTTGTAGGAAATTTCTTTGATTATGGAAGTTCGGAAGGAAAGCGGCTTGTCAAATTATTCCGGCATGAGCTTTTTGACGCCATCTCCAAAAGTGATTTGGATGGATTGATTTTTACATTCGTGTGGGCATTTGATATGAAGGAAGATTGGGACTACATAGAGAGCATCACCAAAATGTTCCAATCTCGGGGATGCTCCGTATTCTATGTGGAGCTGGAAGCAGGGGTCCAAGAACGATTGAAACGGAATAAAAGTGAAAACAGGCTCAATCACAAACCATCGAAGAGGGATGTTGATTGGTCAGAAACTGACCTGTTGGATTCCATGACTGCCTATCGATTGAATTCCTTTGAAGGAGAACTGAGCGGGGACAATTATGTACGCATTGATAACTCCGCGTTGAGTGCAGGAGAGACGGCTGAAATGATAAAGCATCGTTTTGACCTGTAG
- a CDS encoding YusW family protein codes for MKLKNAVIPAFTATLLLFGCSNDEVKDPPKDAPKENESANNDTSNDSMNDASKDNKFAFTSFDLDVDYADQQDYEVDYDNDEDGMEASFQDDMNDEKLSGDKAMDKITPMLEKLDFDKDTSNEDVMKQVKDTFSLKDDYETFELEVTFPDGTEKEYKDMKQ; via the coding sequence ATGAAATTAAAAAACGCCGTCATCCCGGCATTTACTGCAACACTCCTACTATTCGGATGCAGTAACGATGAAGTCAAGGACCCACCGAAAGATGCGCCAAAGGAAAATGAGAGCGCCAATAATGATACATCAAACGATTCCATGAATGATGCATCAAAGGATAACAAATTCGCCTTCACGAGCTTCGACTTGGATGTGGACTATGCCGACCAGCAGGACTATGAAGTGGACTATGACAATGATGAAGATGGAATGGAAGCGAGTTTCCAGGACGACATGAATGACGAAAAGCTTTCAGGCGATAAAGCTATGGATAAGATTACGCCTATGCTTGAGAAGCTTGACTTTGACAAAGATACCTCGAATGAAGACGTCATGAAGCAAGTGAAGGATACCTTCTCTCTAAAGGATGATTACGAAACGTTCGAACTTGAAGTGACATTCCCTGACGGCACGGAAAAAGAATATAAAGACATGAAACAATAA
- a CDS encoding nitronate monooxygenase: MNRLMHMLQVEKPIIQAPMAGEITTIELVKASMNEGILGSLASGYLSPGVLEEQILAVSRHSRHPFQVNLFVPHEGAPPTFMHVEKWKERIPYSEEAEPFTTLDEQWDDFNRKVDLIIKHHVPMCSFTFHVPPEKIVKQLKQAGCLLMGTASTPEEAILMEEAGMDMVCVQGSEAGGHRASFLETDGDSSIGLMSLIPETVDAVSIPVIAAGGIKDRRAVEAAFILGACGVQVGTPFLLCKESGTPLPHRQRIMEAHSTDTRITSLFSGKQARGIVNRWMLDQEKYEKSSLPYPYQNTLTKPMRKVASESCDPSFMSLWAGQGIGSMKSNTTVREVVYSLWDHEIKR; this comes from the coding sequence ATGAATCGATTGATGCACATGCTGCAAGTTGAAAAACCAATCATACAGGCCCCTATGGCCGGAGAGATCACCACTATAGAATTGGTGAAGGCTTCCATGAATGAGGGGATCCTTGGTAGCCTTGCATCGGGATACCTTTCTCCCGGGGTACTGGAAGAACAGATCCTTGCTGTATCCAGACATTCCAGGCATCCCTTTCAAGTGAATCTGTTTGTTCCCCATGAGGGGGCACCACCTACCTTTATGCACGTGGAGAAGTGGAAAGAAAGAATACCTTATTCCGAAGAAGCCGAACCTTTCACAACATTGGATGAGCAGTGGGATGACTTTAACCGTAAGGTAGATCTGATCATTAAGCATCACGTGCCGATGTGTTCCTTCACATTTCACGTCCCTCCTGAGAAGATAGTGAAACAATTGAAGCAAGCAGGATGCCTATTGATGGGAACGGCATCTACCCCTGAAGAAGCCATCCTGATGGAGGAAGCGGGAATGGATATGGTATGCGTACAAGGGAGTGAAGCAGGTGGCCATCGAGCGTCCTTTTTGGAAACAGATGGAGACTCTTCCATCGGCCTCATGTCATTGATCCCGGAAACCGTGGATGCCGTCTCGATACCGGTGATAGCGGCAGGAGGAATTAAGGACCGGCGTGCTGTTGAAGCAGCATTCATTCTGGGGGCATGTGGAGTGCAGGTCGGGACCCCATTCCTACTGTGCAAAGAAAGTGGTACTCCTCTTCCTCATAGGCAGAGAATCATGGAAGCACATTCGACAGATACACGCATAACCTCCCTTTTCTCTGGTAAACAGGCACGCGGGATCGTTAATAGATGGATGCTGGATCAAGAAAAATACGAGAAGTCGAGTTTACCTTATCCCTATCAGAATACCCTTACAAAGCCTATGAGAAAAGTCGCTTCCGAATCATGTGACCCCTCTTTCATGTCGTTATGGGCGGGTCAGGGAATCGGTTCAATGAAAAGCAACACCACAGTGAGGGAAGTCGTCTATTCGCTATGGGATCATGAAATAAAACGTTGA
- a CDS encoding MurR/RpiR family transcriptional regulator — protein MYNFFAKLQNFLESSSDHSTSDHTIAEYILRNLSAIPSMTIYQLASACHLSPATVSRFCRKFENITFKELKEQASEFIDFNRNEIQSRSLPSSLEAVRTYFEELTSSLEETEALLNEQALQDAVELITKAEKLSFFGVTFSNVIARNAQIKFMRLGKYTASYGNHENQLIEAESLQPDDTAIVISFSGDTRFIVKLTKVLKKKKIPIIALTGNSAGHLAQMADVILRTSTEKLEAFKSPLIEEINLQVLINTLYMMYSASQGKK, from the coding sequence ATGTATAACTTCTTTGCCAAGCTTCAGAATTTCCTTGAATCGTCAAGCGACCATTCAACTTCTGACCATACGATTGCGGAATATATCCTGAGGAATCTCTCTGCCATTCCCTCCATGACAATCTACCAGCTTGCGTCAGCCTGTCATCTCTCACCGGCTACCGTGTCACGTTTTTGTCGTAAATTTGAAAATATTACGTTTAAGGAATTGAAGGAGCAAGCATCAGAATTCATCGACTTCAATCGGAATGAAATTCAATCTCGCTCACTTCCTTCCAGCCTGGAGGCAGTCCGTACCTATTTCGAGGAGTTGACATCATCTTTAGAGGAAACAGAAGCATTATTGAATGAACAGGCACTTCAGGATGCTGTAGAGCTGATCACAAAAGCAGAGAAACTCAGCTTTTTCGGGGTGACATTCTCTAACGTCATTGCAAGAAATGCACAGATCAAATTCATGCGCTTGGGGAAGTATACAGCATCCTACGGCAATCACGAAAATCAGCTCATCGAGGCTGAATCTCTTCAACCCGATGATACAGCTATCGTCATATCCTTTTCCGGAGATACGCGATTCATCGTCAAGCTGACGAAGGTACTCAAGAAAAAAAAGATCCCCATCATTGCATTAACGGGGAATTCCGCTGGTCACCTTGCACAGATGGCAGATGTTATTCTACGAACGAGCACCGAAAAACTGGAGGCATTTAAATCTCCATTGATAGAAGAAATCAATCTTCAAGTATTAATCAATACCCTTTACATGATGTATTCGGCATCGCAAGGCAAAAAATAA